The Anastrepha ludens isolate Willacy chromosome 2, idAnaLude1.1, whole genome shotgun sequence DNA window tactcaGACAAGTATGGTTTCTGGCCTCCCCGAAGCTGGAAGTTTACACAGAAACCTGTCCAGTACTCAGGCTTGGCTTTGGGATAGCCCCATTGGATGTTGAAGCTTCTTTGGAGCCCAGTTTCTTTGTATTCTTCTTCCGTGGACAAACGGATCGTAGTTTCTGTCAGAGTCGATCCAAATTTATGAAATATCTACTTTCATATCATTACTCTTCGTCAGTCTTGCTGCTCTCCGTTAAGGAGTTAGATTTAGTGGAGGTTTGCTCTTCGACCTCTTGGTCTGTTGTGCTCCTATTATGCAGTTAGTACTTAGCGATCTTGGAGATGTAACTCAGTAACTGCAGtttgcgtgcgtcttgatgttactcGACAAATGGGCTCCGATCAgcagatactttttatgagcagctttttcatggcagaaatacacttggaaatttgccattgcctgccgagaggcgaccgctattataaaaatgtttttattcattttgctgtttcaccgagattcgaacctacgttctctgaattttgaatagtagtcacgcaccaatccattcggctaaggcggccgcAGGTATAGGCAGACTttacaaataagtaaaaattaataagttaaaaaattcgTTCATTGCGACACCTTTCCGGTTAAATTTCAATATCTCTGTAAATTTTTCTCTGAATTCAAATCATCAGCTCTTCGCTACTGGCTTTCAATAGTTTAGATGATACAACAGCGGATTCAATGGTTTTATCGTTTTAAAGCCGCTTTGCTCATGAGTCGTTTGGTGGTATGAGTCGTTTGGTGAATATGTGAACCGCTGGAGTGAATGTCATTGTGCGTTACATAGTACCTTGGAGTGTTTTCCGATATGTGCATAAGTGTACTGCGGCCGTCTGTTGCAAAATTTCTTTACCTACATATCTTTAAGGGAAATATAGTTTTAGTCTTGAAACCATTTGCTTTCTGCCCTATTTTCAACAGAACTTTGCGCTACTTATCTTCTTGCAAGGCAATCAAGTGCTCAGCACCAGGTACTTTCGGTAGCACTTTCATCGTTTTTAGTAAAGAGCTTCCGTCCTAGTTCGTCTCTCGATATTGTTCAATTCTGGCTATCATTCTTGAAGATGGAGTCGCACTACTCGTACTTATCTGAGTGATGAAGAGTTAATTGTTAAATCGGAATCGGAGTTCATGGGAATCGAGTGCGCAAACTCCCCTTTTCTCGACGTAAAGTTTTCGCTGGGTTTTTGTTACAAAGAACTTCAGAAGTACCTTAGCTGAAAAACAGAGATTttctcgctattccagaagcaAGCCGTTGAAATATGGACTACTATGGATaactgcaaaataactaaacaaacgtggctcaattttaacaaatccagaactgacgagttgttaagaaagcaACGAGCAGATATATTCCGAACTACGTCAACAATAACTGGCCACTAGCCTATTGGAGACTATGCCAGGAAGATGAGGCGGCACAACGATAGATGtggaagctgcaatcaagaagaatctaaggAAACAGTCTTTCATAATCTGTATGAGTACACCAAAAGCTGGGTGAAAGCACGTGGATTTTCGGAGGGCAGACTGAACTCGCCAATTAAGCTTTGGGCCATTGTTCGTCTCTTGGTCAACTGAACAGAATTTCAATCTTTGGTTAAAGCTAGAGtagtttgcttattttttagtttaagcGGTCCCGGTGGTCCCgagcttgaaaatttaggatattttcaggaattttacaattttacaagaaaagaaaaatgaaagacgatattttaattttttaggctttcatATCTTTAACATACAAGAATGAAAAAAGCATTaatatcaataattttaaaaatttaataaattttgaaatggtCCTGAAAagttggacctggacggtgctGTCCATTTTAGCTCTTCTATTTACCTGAAACAcaagaaccaaaaaaattattaatcagtaggactgtagctatgtcccctactaaaataaaaaaaaaacaaaaaaatttgataaactgGCGTGGTCTTGAATTttgcactctaaaaatcgggtttttttcagttttttaataaaaaaaatacgaaataattgaaataaaaatatgattctagtacaggCTATAGCCATTGACGTTGTGAAAAACAAATTACTATTCAGACGATTCagatgattcggttgaataggccgaaaaaagtcgtttcgagataaatgagtaaaaaatctgaggtacaggagcgcgcggaccgctctctacctatttaatgggctgtagaagctataatattgggaaattttgcatgaaaatttcGCAGTATATTCTTAGGAtacaatattttcgaaatatcgaaaaagcaataaatcaattttttgaattttctagaCTTAAGAGAACCAGTTTTTGATATCATACTACGCCGTGAACTAAGAAGAACTAAGTAATTGGGAATTTTGTTTTagattagaaaatcaaagacaatttcttCATGGTACTAAATAACTTCATTCTGTAATGTATATCCCATTTTagtcaatgaccttttgccatctttcaggcagcattatAGTTCCACgctcataaaacttctggtgtttattagcaaaaactgaatcaggtacgatttgacatcatcaactttattgaaatttttaccattcaaggagtttgctaagatcgaaacaaaaagtaatcagatgttGCAAGGTCATGACTATATGGGGGGATGTGGCAAAATATCCCAACTAATAATTTTTgtcgagtggccaaagatgtgtgtggccttgcattgtcatgatggaatacaatacttttccgatttgtcaattcgggccgcttttcttcaactgcattgcttAATTTTGTTAGTTgctcaatgtagacatcagaattgagcGTTCGGTtaggtggtaagagttcaaactagacaattcctttgtaatcccaccaaactgataacaaaaccttcttttgatgaatatcagcttttgatgttgtttgagttggttcacctggcctgctccacgatcttttccgcttgatattgttgtaaagaacccatttttcatcgccagttatcagtcgttttaaaaatggatcattttcattacgtctCTTTAGCAAATcacagctgttaatgcgttgcgttaaatgcgtttctttcagttcgtgaggagcccatgtatcgagttttcgaacatagccaagttctttgaagtgattttcaatgcatgtatgtgatacatgaagcttctctgcaatctcacgtgttgtactgtacAATGCGAAtctattattgctttgattaaagcgtcatcaacttcaactggacgaccagagcgttttacctctttgagtaaaaaatcaccagaacgaaatttggtaaactgccgttcttttaaggcttcgtcaccataaacagcacataactttttatgagtttGCGATTCGGTTTTcgctttgcggaaataaaaaagcaaaatatgacgaaaatattccttttgattttccaattttcaacgaacgccaaatgaaaactacgcaaccgataaaaaaactttttttactgattggcaGCTGAATTACCagctatcaaataacaaaatgtgttttacatttgtattacatctgcaaacctaaaaattcaactggagccatctatgagtgaaatccgcaattacttagttgccaacccaatagaaTGCTGCTAAAGCTCCCATTTGTATGCTGCCCACAGGAGTATTAAATATCCAATACAATgctcttttttgttattttattttcagctcAGCAATATTTTGGCCAACGATGCGCTCTACGTACACTCCGATGACGCTGTGCTTTGCGGCTTGACACGTTGGACTGAGCATCGGCCTGCAGAGCGCACAGCTAACTTGGCGCCGCTGCTTCGTTACATACACCCCGCCTGCGTAACAGCTGAGGTGGCACGCTCACTGCCCATTCTCAAACAGAGCGCGGAGAGCCAGAACTGGCTGCGCGATGTGCTGCACAGCGCCGACAGTGTGGAATGGCAAATTTTTGTGCTCGATAAAATGGGTCGCACACCAGATCTGCAACGCTTCGACTTGACATTCAATGAGGCCACGCAGCTCCAACCGCTGCCACGTCCAGCATTTGCAGTAAGTTTGACGGCACATAAGAATATTTTGTACGCCCAAGGTGGCAGTGTGGGTCGCAGCACATGCGAGTGTTTTTACTACAACATCTATCGTGATCAGTGGCATGAGTTGCATCCATTGCTGATGGAGCGTTCGCATCATCGGTCGGTCGTATTGAACGGGTGTTTGTATGCGCTTGGCGGGAATACTTTGCAAGGAGCAACCTGCTCAGTGGAATGTTTGAATTTGGTGACAAACAAGGCGACTTTCCGGGAGAATATGCTGGCGAAACGAAATGCAATGGGAGCGGTGGTGTGTGGTGAGTTTGTTCGTAGGCGAAAGGGGATTCAATATCTCAAACATTTATTCACACAGATCACACGCTCTATGTGATGGGCGGCGAGACGGATCATCGTTCACTTTACTCGGTGGAACGCTATGATCCGCGCGTGGGTCAGTGGCACGAGATGCCCGCCATGCGTGAGGTGAACAGCTATTGCTCGAGTGCGGCCATTGGTTCGCATATTTATTGCTGCGAGGGTCTAGGCAGTTGTATGGAACGTTTCGATTTGCGCGCCAATCGTTGGGACGTAATCAATTTTTGGGAAGAGCGCGAGTTCTATGAAATCTTCGCTGTGGACAATAAGTTGTATAGTGTTTCGGGTGAGGCCATCTCACGCTACGATGAGACGGAGAACAAATGGCAATGCGAATTTAAATTCACGGAATCGCGCGAATGGGACACAGCCATCGGCTTGCAAATGGTCAACTATTTGCGACTCTAAGATTTCTTAGAAATATGAAGTAGCAAAGTaatagagagagagaaaagTTTGATTGGTAGCTGGTAATTGGTAAGTGAATCCACATACAAATACAGTGGACGCCGGAAAAAAGTAACACCTATATTATCTGCTATGCAGCTTTTGCTGTGAAGATTGATGCGGCAACAACTTTTGTGTAATAAAAGTAGCAGAAAGGTGTTTActttttttgacgaaaaaaatgcgaaatgacATTTTTACGCGCTCGACcgaatttctatttttgttgtgttgtgCATTCGGAGCGAATGCACTTTAAAATGTATCCTTAATAGTTATTTACTAAGaatatgcataaacatacatacactgcGTTAAAAAGCTATAGCACTGGGATTTATTGACAATACTTGAcaacttatttgtttcttatttaattttagtaatttttctatgaaaataaagtttattcACCTACAAAAACCGCTAAAATCCGAGTTTAAAacgaaattcaacaaatttgcattacaaaaatttttaaactttgtaatcagcggcaggctaatctcCTACCctgtcaaaaatcaaaacagactaacgaaaccaacacaagactgagaattgtcgaggccctatgctcccgagaggagtgaacaaggaaaaaaaatcagaatttttagcaaaaaaaaaatagagtacATAGTCTTATAGCTTATTGAGTTTTACTACAATAAAGGACAAGTTCCAAATGGCTAAAAAGTCGCGTTGCTTTTTGACAATTTCGTTTTTCTGCAAACGTTTTCTTTTCTACGCTTTTGAGTAccttttctttagaatttgctctaAAATAAAGAGTAGCTTTTCCAAGCGCACGCCACGGATTTATCAAGCACCTCAAGATGACTGACACTGAGTGAAAATTAGACATCTTACATCGCTTTTAATTATTGCTAATGATAAAGAGAAAAAGCGGAGCACcgcttgcaaaaaaaaacaaaaaatcaaaaatcaaaacaattttcatttcaaaattacaCTACCAAAATTCGATGGACTATAA harbors:
- the LOC128864908 gene encoding kelch-like protein diablo; the encoded protein is MSGSGGGGGGGSGSGRLAAAQSLQNEHAEALLVQLNEFRKSEQYTDVCLICGDVRIMAHRNILAAASPYFQAMFGGNFPESSQREVHIHEMDPRCLELAVDFIYTGHLDNYVDCVQQLLETAAFLQLEHLLDLCTDYMCAQLDADNCLGFKHFAEKQNNFTLLDSACQYIITHFKEVVQSEEFLEMTYSELSNILANDALYVHSDDAVLCGLTRWTEHRPAERTANLAPLLRYIHPACVTAEVARSLPILKQSAESQNWLRDVLHSADSVEWQIFVLDKMGRTPDLQRFDLTFNEATQLQPLPRPAFAVSLTAHKNILYAQGGSVGRSTCECFYYNIYRDQWHELHPLLMERSHHRSVVLNGCLYALGGNTLQGATCSVECLNLVTNKATFRENMLAKRNAMGAVVCDHTLYVMGGETDHRSLYSVERYDPRVGQWHEMPAMREVNSYCSSAAIGSHIYCCEGLGSCMERFDLRANRWDVINFWEEREFYEIFAVDNKLYSVSGEAISRYDETENKWQCEFKFTESREWDTAIGLQMVNYLRL